One genomic segment of Burkholderia multivorans ATCC BAA-247 includes these proteins:
- a CDS encoding dimethylarginine dimethylaminohydrolase family protein, whose product MQFTQAIVRRPAPTCGAGITTAALGAPDYDKTLAQFDAYCDVLRALGVAVTELPPLPAFPDAHFVEDVAVVTPEFAVITRPGAPARRGETVHIETALAAHRDLLPMRAGRLDGGDVMLVGKRFHIGLTSRTDAEGIAELDSLVSRYGYSVVAVPVAAGLHLKSVVNALGDDTLLVTEALAAHPAFAGYRRIAIRAEDEYAGNTLRVNGTLITPAGYPRVHDAIAPLGLPLHVIDTSEFRKMDGGLTCLSLRF is encoded by the coding sequence ATGCAATTCACGCAAGCGATCGTTCGCCGCCCCGCGCCGACCTGTGGCGCGGGTATCACCACGGCCGCGCTCGGCGCGCCCGACTACGACAAGACGCTCGCGCAGTTCGACGCATACTGCGACGTGCTGCGCGCGCTCGGCGTCGCGGTGACCGAGCTGCCGCCGCTGCCCGCGTTTCCCGATGCCCATTTCGTCGAGGACGTCGCAGTCGTGACGCCCGAGTTCGCGGTGATCACGCGGCCCGGTGCGCCTGCGCGGCGCGGCGAGACCGTGCACATCGAGACGGCGCTCGCCGCGCATCGCGACCTGCTGCCGATGCGCGCCGGCCGCCTCGACGGCGGCGACGTGATGCTCGTCGGCAAGCGCTTCCATATCGGCCTGACGAGCCGCACCGACGCGGAAGGCATCGCCGAGTTGGACTCGCTGGTGTCGCGCTACGGTTATTCGGTCGTCGCGGTGCCGGTGGCCGCCGGCCTGCATCTGAAGTCGGTCGTCAACGCGCTCGGCGACGACACGCTGCTCGTCACCGAAGCGCTCGCCGCGCATCCGGCCTTCGCCGGGTATCGACGGATCGCGATCCGCGCCGAGGACGAATATGCGGGCAACACGCTGCGCGTGAACGGCACGCTGATCACGCCGGCCGGCTACCCGCGCGTGCACGACGCGATTGCACCGCTCGGCCTGCCGCTGCATGTGATCGACACGAGCGAGTTCCGCAAGATGGACGGCGGCCTCACGTGTCTGTCGCTGCGGTTCTAG